In Nocardioides sp. WS12, the DNA window TCGTACGACGCCGACGGCACCGCGCCGTCGTACACGATCCGCAGGTCGGGCGACCGGCACCTGCTCGTCGAAGCAGGACCAGCCGAGCTCGACCTGCGGATCCGGGTCTGGATCCACCTCCTGGCCCAGGCCCTGCGCAGCGACCGTCCCGACGGCGTGACCGAGATCGTGGAAGGCGTCCGGTCGCTGCTGGTCCAGGTCGACGACGCCCGACTCGGGCTCGACACCCTGGCCAAGCACCTGGCGGTCCTGGCGGGCGGGCTGGCCGATCCGGCCACCGTGACGATCCCCGCGCGCGAGGTCTCGCTCCCGATGGCGTTCGACCACCCCGAAGCCCACGAGGCGATGCGCCGCTACGCAGCGACGGTCCGACCGGACGCCCCGTGGTGTCCCGACAACGTCGAGTTCATCCGCCGGGTCAACGACCTGACGGATCGTGCAGACGTCTTCGACGTGGTGGCCGCCGCGACGTACCTCGTCGTGGGGTTGGGCGACGTCTACCTCGGAGCGCCCGTCGCCGTACCCATCGATCCACGGCACCGACTGGTCACCACGAAGTACAACCCAGCCCGCACGTGGACCCCGCAGAACGCCGTGGGCATCGGCGGGATCTACCTCTGCATCTACGGCATGGAGGGGCCGGGCGGCTACCAACTGGTCGGCCGCACACTGCCGGTCTGGCGGCTGCCCGGACTCGCCGAGGAGCAACGCGACGAGCAACCGTGGCTGCTCCGCCAGTTCGACCGGATCCGCTTCCACCCGGTCAGTGCTGACGAACTCGCGCACCAACGCGCCGACATCAAGGCCGGTCGCGCCGACCTGGTGACCCGGCCCGCGACCTTCTCGATGGCCGAGGTCAACCAGTTGGAGGCCGAGGCCGCCGGAGAGATCGCCACGCTGCGCGCGCAACGACGCGCAGCCTTCGATGCAGAAAGGCAGCGGTGGGTGTCATGACGACCTTCATCTCGCGATTGTCGGCCGCACAGGTTGCGGCCTTCGAGGGCCGGCCGGGGCCGTTGGCGGACCTTCGCTTCGCCATCAAGGACAACATCGACCTGGTCGGAATCCCCACCACCGCTGGGGATCCGCGCCGTTCGGCGCCAGCGGTGGCCAGCGCCTTCGCCGTGCAGCGGCTGATCGAGGCGGGTGCCGTGCCGGTCGGGAAGACCAACCTCGACCAGTACGCCACCGGACTGGTCGGCACGCGTTCGCCGTACGGCGCCTGCAGCTCGGTCTACTCCGACGAGCACATCAGCGGAGGCTCCAGCTCGGGCAGCGCCGTGGCCGTCGCGTCCGGGGAAGTCGACTTCGCCCTGGGCACCGACACCGCCGGCAGCGGCAGGGTCCCGGCGGCGTTCAACGGGCTGATCGGCGTCAAGCCCACGCGCGGCCTGGTCTCCACCACCGGGGTGGTCCCGGCCTGCCGGTCCCTGGATTGTACGACGGTCCTCGCGCGCTCCCTGCCCCTCGCGAGGAAGGTCCTCGACCAGATCGCCGTCTTCGATCCAGCCGACGCCTACGCGCGAAGGATCACCCCACGCGCGTTCGGCGACAGGCCCCGGATCGGCATCCCGACCAACCGGCTGGACCTCGATCCGCTGCACCAGGAGGCGTGGGCACAAGCCATCGCCGAGACTGACGGCGCCGTGGGGGTGGACATCTCACCCCTCCTCGAAGCGGCTGCGTTGCTCTACTCGGGCCCGTGGCTGGCCGAGCGCTGGCTGGCCTTCGGCGCAGCGCTCATCGACGATCCGGCCGTCGACCCGACGGTCCGCACCATCGTGACGAAGGGCCGCGACCTCAGCGCAGCGGACGCCTTCGCGGGCTTCCACCGGCTCGCGGAGCTGGCGCGCGACGCCGAGCCGATCTGGGAGCAGATCGACGCGCTGCTGCTCCCGGTCACGGCCACCCATCCGACTCTCGCGGAGGTCGCGGCCGACCCGATCGGCGTGAACACGCGGCTCGGCCAGTTCACCAACATGACCAACCTGCTCGACCTGTGCGCCGTGGCGTTCCCCGGTCCGGTGCGGAGTGACGGGCTGCCGTTCGGCGTACAACTGCTGGCTCCTGCCGGTTGCGACAACGCCCTGCTCGACCTCGTCGAGCACCGGGTCGAGCAACGGGAAGGCACCTTGGTCGCCGTGGCCGGCGCCCACCTGACCGGACAACCCCTCAACGCCGATCTCGTCCGCCGCGGCGGCAGCCTGGTCACCACGACCCGGACCGCCACCGACTACCGGATGTACGTCGTCGACGGCCCGCTCCCCCGCCCCGGCCTCACCCGCACGGACGGCAAGCCAGCCGGCGAGGGCATCGAGGTCGAGGTGTGGCGCCTGCCCGCGGACGCACTGGCGGGCTTCATGGGAACCATCGCACCACCTCTCGCGATCGGTCCTGTCGAGCTCGCCGACGGCAGCCAGGTGCTCGGGTTCGTCTGCACCGCCGACGGTGTCGACCCCGACCGTGAGATCACGGCGTACGGCGGCTGGCGGGCTTGGCTGGACGCCCGGGCTCCCGCGTAGGGGTGCCCGCGCGACGGCCAGCCGCCTGGTGCCCCCGTCCGCCGTCAGCGTGCCCCAACTCTTGCGCGAATTGCCTCACACCCGAGGCGCCGGAGTGCTTCAGTGAGTGAGAAGCGTGACCTGGTGGCACTCGGATCGGATTCGCATCGAAGGCGGGGCTGAGGAACATGAACGATGCCGCGGCACTCAGAAGTCGCATCCGCTACACCGAGTTCAAGCGCCCGGCGCTGCGAGGTATCGCGTTCTTCTTCCTTCTGCTCCCGGTGCTGGTGCGTGGGCTGGAGAACGGTGCCGACCGATGGATTGTCGTGGCATTGGGCAGTGTCTCGGCCGGCAATCTGGCCTACGCACAGTGGAAGCTGAGCCGAGTCACCCCGCTTTGGCCGCGGTTCGCCATCCCCAGCGTCGGAGCGTGCGTCGTCGCGTTCGCCGCCATGGTGTGGGTTCTCTGCAAGCACGCCGAACCCGCGATGTGGGCCATTGCCGGAGCCCTTCTCGTCGCCGCCATTGCAAACATCACGGCCCTGACGATCGCCGACCCCATCCGCAGCATGGACCAACCAGCGATCTCTCAGCCATCGGCCTACCCGGAGTCCATCGGTACACCGGACGAGTTCGAGGGCGATGCCATCGCGTGCTCAGGGGGTGGCATCAGGGCGGCAGCATTCTGCCTGGGCGGTGTGCAACGGCTGCGCACCTCGACCGGACAGGAACCCACGTACTACGACGGCTCCAAGCGGGTCTTCGGCGTCAGCGGTGGGGGCTACATAGCCGCCTCGTTGCACCTGGCCAGGATCAACAGCAGACAAGAAGTGCAGGCGAACCTGTTCGCGCCGGGTTCACCAGAGGAGGAATGGCTGCGACGGCGCTCGAAGTACCTGTTGCCGTCGGGCTCGATCGTTCCGGGCGCACTGGCGCTGCTGTACGGGATCGCCGTCAACGTCGTACTGATCGGCCTGACGTTGTTCCTGGCGGCTTGGTACGCCGGGTGGCTGCACACTCGCATGGGCGGGGTGTGCGGCAGTTCTGACGAGATCACCACGGCCACCTGTCTCGTCAACGGAAACGTGGCCGGATGGAACCCGGACATGTGGTGGGTGATCGGTGGCCTTGCCTTGCTCGGCCTTGGGTTGGCGGCGTTCGTTGCTGACAAGGCCCTCACGAAGTTCCGCCTGCTGGGCTCGCACCCGTTCCCGTTGCCCCAGTTGAGCCGCCTGCTCGTGGCGAGCGGCTCGGTCATTGGTGTGGTGTGCGTCGTGATGCCGTGGCTCATCGTGAACCTGAGCAACGCGACCATCGCCAACGAGCCGACCAAGGTCGTCGCCAAGGCCATGAGCACTGCGGGACTTGCCACGCCAGAAGCCTGCCGCGACGCGATCGAGGAGTCCTTCGAACGCGAAGCTGCGCAGTCCTGGCTGACCACCTCCGACCGCTCCAAGGGCGTCACCTTCACCTATGGCGCCTGCGGCGACGAGTGGACCGACGACAGCGTCGTGTTCGCCCCGAAGGGGTCGGCAATCGATGCCAGCGACAACGCCCTGTGCAAGACGGACGCGACCGGCCCACGGCCGGCGTACTGCGACGATCGCGAGGACGAGGGCATCTCGGCCTGGGAACGCTTCGGCGCCTGGCTCGCCGCTGCCGGTGCCCTGATCGCAACCGCGCGCGGACTGGCGCGCGGGCTTGCCGGCGGCGGTGCGTCCTCGGAGAAGCCCTCGCGACTGGCCAAGATCTTCGACGCCATCGTCCGAACCGTGCTGCCGTGGGCGGCGGTGGTCCTGCTGGGCCTTGTTGTCGCCGTCCTGCTGATCACGCAGGTCCGTGACAATCTGGTCGATCCTGACCGCCTCACACCGGACGCCCACTGGTTGTGGATCCCGGCGCTCATTGCCGGGATCCGCCTGCTGACCGATGCCATTCAGTCGTCGCTGCATCCCTACTATCGCGAGCGGCTCTCCGACACCTTCCTGATCCGGCGCAGTGCGACGGCGACAGAAGCCGAGGCGTTGCCGTACACGGAGCCGACCCACGTCCATCAGTCCTCGCCTCCGAAAGTCTTTCTCCAACCGGGGCCTGAGTTGACGGTCTGTTGCGTTGCGAATGTGAGCGATCGCGAGTACATCCCGGCAGCACGCGGTTGCGCCTCCTTCCTCTTCGAGACCAATGCGGGAGGCGGGCGAATTGGCATCAGTGATGCCCGGCTACCGCGGGGACGTCTCCAAGCTGCCGAGCGGTACTCCGCAGAGTCCGATCCACAAGGCGTGGACACCACGATCGCCGCGGCGATGGCGACGAGTGGCGCGGCATTCTCACCGTTGGCAGGGAGGCAGAGCGGACGGCTGCGGCCCTATCGCGTGCTCCTTGCACTGGTCAACGCTCGGCTGGGCGTGTGGCTCCCGAATCCCTACCTGGTACCGGACGAAGTGAAGTCGTTGGCGCCGGACGGCAAGCCCGGCGTGGGCCAGGGAATCAAGTGGGCGTTGATCCGCACCCTGCGGCCAGGCCCCTTCCGGATCTTCAAGGAGGCCTTCGGAGCACTGTCGATCTACGACAATCGCATCTACGTCACCGACGGAGGCCACTACGACAACACCGGGATGGTGGAAGCCCTCCGCGTCCGGCCCAGACGCCTCGTGGTTCTCGACGCGTCGGCAGATCGCCGAGACAGCCTGGATGCGCTGGGTGATGCCATCGTGACCGCACGCATGGACCTCGGCCTCGTGATCAAGCCGGTGCACGAGGAGGATGTCTCAAGGATCAAGGGGCATGTCGACAAGGACTCGGGCGAGTATCAGGCTCCGGAGCAAGGCTGGATCCACCTCGAGGCGAGCACCGTGGACGATCCAACGACACGTGTCTGCGACATCTACTTCGTGAAGAACGTCCTCACGAAGTCAGCGGGCATCGGACTGGACGGGTACGCCGCCGACAACCCGGCGTTCCCGATCACGGCAACCGCGAACCAGTCCTACGGCGAGTACGACTTCGAGGCGTACCGCTTGCTCGGGTACAGCAACACAGCAGACATGATGCAGAGCTGGGACACCGCACCCCCGGGCCCTGCTCTCGCCGTGTGATCTCAGAAGTCGGTGATGTCCGCGTAGATCGCCGCGTGGTCGGACGCTTCGTGTTCCTTCTTGTCCAGCGTCGCGAAGATCTCCCACGGGTCCTTCGTGCGGTTGCCGCGGTACACGCCCTTGCGGAACACGCCTCCCCCGGTCGCCAGGTCGAAGAGCGGCTGCGACAGCAGGATGTAGTCGATCTTGTCCTTCTCGTTGCCCGACCCGTAGGTGCCCTTGCGGTGGTTCCAGTCGAACGCCGCGTGCGCGCTGATGTCGGTGAGGCCGGCCAACCCGATGAGTGGCTTGAGCGAATCGCTGGCCGGGTCGTCGTTCAGGTCACCCGTGATGGCGACGTACTCAATCCCTTCAAGTCGCAGGGCCTTGTAGATCGCGGCGACCCGGCGGGCCTGGCGCTTGCGCTTCTTCGCACCGATGGGGTCGCCCTGCGAGGCGTACCCCTTGGACTTGAAGTGGTTCGCCAGCACCACGAGGCGACTGCCGGCGGGCGTGTCGAAGTGGTACTCGCAGCAGTCCCGCGAGAAGACCGGCCCCGTCGCGTCCTCGTCGAAGATGTGGGTGCGGATCTGGACCAGCGGGTACCCCGCGCCCGCCATGCACCCCACGTCGATCCCGCGGGAGTCGTTGCCCTCCACCACCATCGTCTGTGGGTACGGCGTCCCGCCCACCGCGGGCAGCATGGCCCGGCTGAACATGTCCAGGCCCGGGCGGTTGTCCGCCTCGATCACGGTGAGGACATCGGCAGCAAGTTCGTCGATGACCATCGCGGTGTGTTCGGTGGCACGGACGCTGACCGCGACCGTCTTGAGCTCGACCCAGCCGACCCAGTCGGCCCGGCCCTTGGCGATCAGCGTGACGGCGCCGGTCGTCGGGCGGCGCAGGAGCGACCCGCGCAGCTTGCGCAGACGCACGAAGGTGCCCTCGTCGTCGTTCAGCACCCCCAGTTGGTCCAGGAGGTCGAGGATCTCCGCCTCGACGCCCTGATAGCCGGCCAGCTCGAAGAGCGTCGAGACCCTCGCGTGCGCCGCGAGGATCCTGCTCCGGGTGTCACTGTCGGCCTCGTTGGCGTCCATGGCCTTCGGGCGCGCAAAGAGGTTCTCCACGTTGAATGATGCGAGCCTCATGCATCCACGGTGATCAGATCGGGCCGCCAGAACAATGGCCCATTCGGGTCTCGACCGGGCGACGGTCGGCTCCTACAATCCGAGCCGGTCGGGTCAGGGCAGCGGCAGGTCCAGAGCCCGTCGGATCGATTGTTCCGCGCCTCGTCGTGGGCACCCTTCGCCGACGACGAAGTCGATCAGGAGCGGCGCCAGGATGCGGATGGGGCCCTTCTCGCGCGTGACGTAACCCGAGCCTTCGAGCATCGCGTAGCCATGGGCGATGGTCCACCAACGGAACGCCAGTGCGGAGCCGCCGGCTTCGCGCAGTCGCTTCTTCTCGACCGCTCGCTGGAGGGTTGCCCCCACGCGATCGAGGGTTCCGGCACGGCCGACGGCGAGTTCATCAGGGGTGACCGCCTGGTGGGAGCCGACGCGGGCGACGCCGAACATCACGGCGTACAACTCGGGGTTCTCGCGCGCATGGTCGACGTACGCCGCGGTCTGCCGACCGAGATCGCCGATCGGGTCGTCCGTGGGCTCGATCGCGACGAACCGACTCTCCAGACGATCAAAGCCGTCGTCGACCACGGCGTCGACGAGCGCGTCCATCGATCCGAACTGGCTGTAGACGGACATTGTCGAGGTCCCCGCCTCGCTGGCGACGCGGCGGACGCTCAGCGTCGCTGCGCCGCCCGAGGCGACGAGGCGCGCGGCCGCCGCGGTCAGACGCTCCCGCATCGGTCCGCCCGTGAGTGCACTCACATCGCTCGACATGTTCTCCAGTATCCATCACACTTGTAATAACAGTCGTTATAGCAAGGAGTCCCCGTGAGCACCACCGCCAGAAAAAGAGCCAGCCTGCTCGGCTGGGGAGCCATCACGGCATTGGCGGTTCTCTACGGGCCGATGGCGATCGAGTACATGTGGCGCTTCTTCAACCCCGATGCGCCACAGCTCTGGAATCACACCTTCGGCGCGATTGTCGACCATGACGAGGTCTACGGTCCGGGGTCGATCCACGCCGAGAAGGCAGTCGACTACTCCGAGAACCGCTACGTCCTGCTCCTCCACACCTCCGCCGGCGGCATCGCGATCGTGCTCTTCGCTGCGCAGTTCTCCGCACGCGTGCGCCGCAACCTCGCCCGCCACCGCGCCATCGGACGGTCCGCCATCGCCATCGCGCTGATCGGCATGGTGGGCGCCATGGGCTACCTGCTCGCCGTCGGCCCCGAGGGAATCTTCGACGGCCCCGGGTTCTACCTCCAGCTCTGGGCTCTCGCCCTCGGCACCACGATCGGCGTGACCCTCGGCCTCGCTGCTGCCGTCAAGCGACAGATCGCCATGCACCAGGCCCTGATGGCCTACGCGTTCGCCCTCCTGCTGACCGCGCCACTGCTGCGCGTCGGCTACCTCCTGCTCGGCAACCTCTGGCCGGAAACCACCCAACTGGAGACCAACCTCGCCGGAGCCGCCTTCCTCGCAACGTGGGCACCGCTGGGCGCCTTCCTCGCCGCCCGCGCACTGGACACCCGCCAGCGGCGCACCTCGGCGATCGGCCCACTGCCCGGTCGCGCCCTCGACATCGGTGTCCTCGCCGCGGCCGTTGTCGCGACAGCGGTCCTCGCAGGGCGCTACGCGGCGGCCTTCGACGGACTCGACCGCGTGACGACGACGGGCCTCATCGGCGCCGCCGCCGGCATCGCGATTGCCGTGACCAACCACGTAGCCGCCCGACGCGCGGGGAACAGCCTGGCCGCCGAGGAGTGGCGCGTCATCGGCCTTTCCCTGCTCGCCGGCGCCCCCACCGGAGTCGTGCTGTGGGCCCTGTACGACCTGCCCTTCACCACGTACGACGCCTACGTCGGCATGCTGCTGACCGCGCCGGCCCTCGCCCTGAGCGTCGGCTTCCTGGTCGTCGTCTGGCGTCGACGCGTCGTACGACGCAGTGCGAACCTCCCAACAGCAAACGTGCCTACGGCAGCTTGACCTCAGCCAGCACCGTCTTCACACCCGACGGGTCGACGTCCTCACCGGCGGCGTACGCCCGCGGGACGAAGCCGAAGTCGTTGTCGCTGATGATCACCAGCGTCGACTTGTTCTTCAACGCAGCGCCCTCGACCTTGCCAGGAACGCCCGCGACACCGGCCAGGTTGACCAGGAGAGCCTTGTCGGCCTCGGTCACCAACGGGTCGGTCGGGTCGAGCGTGATCGTGTAGAAGCGGGCCTCGGTGTCGGTGCGCTCCTGGACGACGAGGTGCGTCTGGTCGACCGGGATGAGCGCAGAGATCTTCAGGTCCCGTCCCCGAGTGCCGGCCGCGAAGGTAGAGGCGGCGTCGAAGCGGTAGCCGTAGCGGTGCAGCGTCGTGCCGGTCGTCGTATCGAAGGAAACCAGCTCGGTGATGATCCGGTCCCGGTCGCCCGACACCACGACGGAGCTCTGCAGCGCCACCACGATGGTCTTGCCGTCGGACAGCAGGGCGATGTCCTCGAAGCCGCGGTTCGCGCGGCGCTTCGACAGGTCAGCGGGCAGTGAGCCGTTGACCGGGTAGTCGACACCAGCAGCGGCGTAGTCATCCTCGAGCCCCGCGGGGACGTGGCGCGCGATCACGTGACCGGTCGGGTCCACCTCGACGATCGACGGGCCGTACTCATCGACGAGCCAGAAGTGACCGTCCGCCGTGCGCACGACACCCTCGGTGTCGACGCCGTTGGCGTTGTAGTCGAGCAGCGTCGTGCCGTCGCCGGCGAACGGCGCCGGGTCGCCGGGCACCGCGAAGTTCGGGAGCCCCGTGACCGGGTCACCGGCCGGCGTCACGAGCGGAATGGACTCCAGTACGTCGAGCCGGGTGCCGCGCGCGCGGACCTTGACCAACGACGGGGTGAACTCCGGGACGATGAACGTGCGGGTGTCGCCGATCTCGCCGTTCGGGCCGCGGTCCGTGACGGTCCAGTACTCGTTGCTCCCCAGGGCGAAAAGCCCGCTGCCGATGCCGCCCAGTTCGACGCCGCGGTCATCGACGACGGTCCCCTGGAAGTCCTCGAGAGAGAGCGCGTCGAGGGTGGTCCGCTTGTCGACGTACGGCGTGGTGGCGGCCAGGGCAGGGGCGGCAACGAGGCCGGTTGCAGTCAGCAGGGCGACTGCGGGAAGAAGGCGCATGGCGCGACGCTAGGAGTCGCACCCAACGGCCGGTCGACGTCGTGGTGGCGTCGACGTGAACGGCGCGGGCCACTTCCGCGGCAACACCGAACAGCCCCACCAGTTCGGCACCTGGCGGGGCTGTTCGCGGTAGCGGATCAGTGACAGCTAGTAATAGAGCCGACGGTTGCCGTTGATCGGGACCAGGTTGAGCACCAGGCCCACAACGACGAGGATCGCTCCGATCGTGGTGAGGATCGAGATGCTCGCCACGAGACCGACGATGAGAAGGATGACGCCCAGGGTGACCATTTTCTGACTCCGTTCAGACAGCGGTTGTTGAAACCCGCAGTACCCGAAGTCCCGTCTTTCATGTTGCGTGCGTGGCCCGCGGTCAGAGCGGCGTGGGCTCGTCGAACCGGGCCTGCATCCGCTCGGTCCACGTGCTCAGGACCACGGAGTCCGGCGACAGGCCCAGGGAGGCGAGCTCCTTGGCGATCGGGTGTGAGCCGAGGGTCAGTGACACCTCGCCATCGAAGTACATCCCGCTGCCGCTGCCGCCCTGGGTGAAGCCGGTGACGTGCGGTCGGCCGTCGATGACGGTGTAGGCGGCCAGCGCCATCGGCGGCATCTCGTCGTCGCCGCCTCGCGGCAGGGTGACGTCGACGACGAGCTCGCCATCCATCGTGAGCACCCAGCGCGTGGCGGTCTCGGTGTTGGTCACCTCGATCTGTTCGACGGACTTGGGGAAGCCCCAGATCTGGTTGCCGGCAGCGCAGGTGAACGACTCAGTGACCGGGAGGTGGGTGATGAACGTGCCGTCCTCGCCCCCACCTTCGGGACGGACGAAGAGGATGGTGCCGACCTCCAGATAGGCACCGAGGTCGTTGTCCTTGTAGTCGATCAGCGCGAGCGCGAATTGCGCGCGGCCCGGCGCGCTCTCAATGACCTCGAAGCCAGCCGGGGCCAGGGCCCGTGCCGCCTCGAGGTCGACGTCGAAGATGACGGTGGCATTGGACCCATCCCGTACGTCGACGGGCATGGTCACGGTCTGGCCGAGGATGTCGTGGGTGATGGTCACGAGCAGAAGTAGAACATGTTCTACACCGATCCGCGATCAGGTCGCCGCGTCCGGCATCCCCTCGAACGGCGCACCGACGAGGGTCACGACACCGACAAAGCGGGCGGACGCCCCGAGCCAGACCGAGCCGCGATCCGTGCGGAGGACGCCGCGGCCGAGTTGCAGGTCGAAGACACCGATCTTGAGCCGACCGCCCTCGGTCACGAGCGCGACTTGGCCGCGACGGGGCTTTTGGGCGGGATCGACGATCAACTCGGTGCCGGCCGGCCAGCCGTGCGAGGCCAGGGCGTCGTTCCTCAGTCGGAAGCGATTGGAGTCGGTCGGCGGTGCGACCCGCGGGCGTCGTGCTCGCTCTGGGTGGT includes these proteins:
- a CDS encoding acetoacetate decarboxylase family protein → MTITHDILGQTVTMPVDVRDGSNATVIFDVDLEAARALAPAGFEVIESAPGRAQFALALIDYKDNDLGAYLEVGTILFVRPEGGGEDGTFITHLPVTESFTCAAGNQIWGFPKSVEQIEVTNTETATRWVLTMDGELVVDVTLPRGGDDEMPPMALAAYTVIDGRPHVTGFTQGGSGSGMYFDGEVSLTLGSHPIAKELASLGLSPDSVVLSTWTERMQARFDEPTPL
- a CDS encoding endonuclease/exonuclease/phosphatase family protein is translated as MRLASFNVENLFARPKAMDANEADSDTRSRILAAHARVSTLFELAGYQGVEAEILDLLDQLGVLNDDEGTFVRLRKLRGSLLRRPTTGAVTLIAKGRADWVGWVELKTVAVSVRATEHTAMVIDELAADVLTVIEADNRPGLDMFSRAMLPAVGGTPYPQTMVVEGNDSRGIDVGCMAGAGYPLVQIRTHIFDEDATGPVFSRDCCEYHFDTPAGSRLVVLANHFKSKGYASQGDPIGAKKRKRQARRVAAIYKALRLEGIEYVAITGDLNDDPASDSLKPLIGLAGLTDISAHAAFDWNHRKGTYGSGNEKDKIDYILLSQPLFDLATGGGVFRKGVYRGNRTKDPWEIFATLDKKEHEASDHAAIYADITDF
- a CDS encoding esterase-like activity of phytase family protein yields the protein MRLLPAVALLTATGLVAAPALAATTPYVDKRTTLDALSLEDFQGTVVDDRGVELGGIGSGLFALGSNEYWTVTDRGPNGEIGDTRTFIVPEFTPSLVKVRARGTRLDVLESIPLVTPAGDPVTGLPNFAVPGDPAPFAGDGTTLLDYNANGVDTEGVVRTADGHFWLVDEYGPSIVEVDPTGHVIARHVPAGLEDDYAAAGVDYPVNGSLPADLSKRRANRGFEDIALLSDGKTIVVALQSSVVVSGDRDRIITELVSFDTTTGTTLHRYGYRFDAASTFAAGTRGRDLKISALIPVDQTHLVVQERTDTEARFYTITLDPTDPLVTEADKALLVNLAGVAGVPGKVEGAALKNKSTLVIISDNDFGFVPRAYAAGEDVDPSGVKTVLAEVKLP
- a CDS encoding TetR/AcrR family transcriptional regulator produces the protein MSSDVSALTGGPMRERLTAAAARLVASGGAATLSVRRVASEAGTSTMSVYSQFGSMDALVDAVVDDGFDRLESRFVAIEPTDDPIGDLGRQTAAYVDHARENPELYAVMFGVARVGSHQAVTPDELAVGRAGTLDRVGATLQRAVEKKRLREAGGSALAFRWWTIAHGYAMLEGSGYVTREKGPIRILAPLLIDFVVGEGCPRRGAEQSIRRALDLPLP
- a CDS encoding DUF2306 domain-containing protein — protein: MSTTARKRASLLGWGAITALAVLYGPMAIEYMWRFFNPDAPQLWNHTFGAIVDHDEVYGPGSIHAEKAVDYSENRYVLLLHTSAGGIAIVLFAAQFSARVRRNLARHRAIGRSAIAIALIGMVGAMGYLLAVGPEGIFDGPGFYLQLWALALGTTIGVTLGLAAAVKRQIAMHQALMAYAFALLLTAPLLRVGYLLLGNLWPETTQLETNLAGAAFLATWAPLGAFLAARALDTRQRRTSAIGPLPGRALDIGVLAAAVVATAVLAGRYAAAFDGLDRVTTTGLIGAAAGIAIAVTNHVAARRAGNSLAAEEWRVIGLSLLAGAPTGVVLWALYDLPFTTYDAYVGMLLTAPALALSVGFLVVVWRRRVVRRSANLPTANVPTAA
- a CDS encoding allophanate hydrolase codes for the protein MTTFISRLSAAQVAAFEGRPGPLADLRFAIKDNIDLVGIPTTAGDPRRSAPAVASAFAVQRLIEAGAVPVGKTNLDQYATGLVGTRSPYGACSSVYSDEHISGGSSSGSAVAVASGEVDFALGTDTAGSGRVPAAFNGLIGVKPTRGLVSTTGVVPACRSLDCTTVLARSLPLARKVLDQIAVFDPADAYARRITPRAFGDRPRIGIPTNRLDLDPLHQEAWAQAIAETDGAVGVDISPLLEAAALLYSGPWLAERWLAFGAALIDDPAVDPTVRTIVTKGRDLSAADAFAGFHRLAELARDAEPIWEQIDALLLPVTATHPTLAEVAADPIGVNTRLGQFTNMTNLLDLCAVAFPGPVRSDGLPFGVQLLAPAGCDNALLDLVEHRVEQREGTLVAVAGAHLTGQPLNADLVRRGGSLVTTTRTATDYRMYVVDGPLPRPGLTRTDGKPAGEGIEVEVWRLPADALAGFMGTIAPPLAIGPVELADGSQVLGFVCTADGVDPDREITAYGGWRAWLDARAPA